The proteins below come from a single Malus sylvestris chromosome 3, drMalSylv7.2, whole genome shotgun sequence genomic window:
- the LOC126617205 gene encoding uncharacterized protein LOC126617205 codes for MQRVVATHNDLILCCRVRSFERRYERDYCICNPYTKQSIKLPPPPRVHDLTVRAGLICDNPYYNPTEDGCTTVKFNTEYRYRVVRIPQKCDDLSSFTVEMFSSETGEWREIVILCSPGSKFICVHHPCIALDGMLYWMDHNGRLFGFDPFNNMNSTIRATAKFVDDNELCRFIEFGDSPYIMDALCSYTLGVCRGRLRLFLQDESGENLFIWEWKEVEKQQGDINGVKLMEWCLIKTVSWEEMVPKDNPAIAKWLKEEKWSWTGMLVGDPNDGDVLYLHHMKVVVHECGGRNVYLSESCSITIQWI; via the coding sequence ATGCAACGTGTGGTAGCGACGCATAACGATTTAATCTTGTGCTGTCGAGTCCGCAGTTTTGAGCGTAGATATGAGCGTGATTACTGTATCTGCAATCCGTACACCAAGCAGTCGATAAAGCTTCCTCCTCCCCCACGAGTTCATGACTTAACAGTACGCGCGGGGCTCATATGTGACAATCCTTACTATAACCCTACCGAAGATGGCTGCACTACAGTCAAATTTAATACCGAGTACAGGTACAGGGTTGTGCGAATCCCTCAAAAATGTGACGACCTAAGCTCATTCACAGTTGAGATGTTCTCGTCTGAGACTGGTGAATGGAGAGAGATAGTTATATTATGCTCCCCAGGCTCTAAGTTCATCTGTGTCCATCACCCGTGTATTGCTTTAGATGGAATGTTGTATTGGATGGACCACAATGGCAGGCTTTTCGGGTTTGATCCATTCAACAACATGAACAGCACAATCCGTGCTACTGCTAAATTTGTTGACGACAACGAATTATGTCGTTTCATTGAATTTGGTGATTCCCCATACATTATGGACGCATTATGTTCTTATACTCTAGGGGTGTGTCGAGGGCGTCTGCGGCTGTTCCTTCAAGATGAGTCCGGcgaaaatttgtttatttgggaGTGGAAAGAAGTAGAAAAACAGCAGGGTGATATTAATGGAGTCAAACTGATGGAGTGGTGTTTGATAAAAACGGTTTCCTGGGAAGAAATGGTTCCAAAAGATAATCCAGCGATAGCGAAATGGCTAAAGGAAGAGAAGTGGTCTTGGACTGGGATGCTGGTTGGTGATCCAAACGATGGGGATGTTTTATATCTGCATC